Proteins encoded by one window of Triplophysa rosa linkage group LG19, Trosa_1v2, whole genome shotgun sequence:
- the septin4a gene encoding septin 4a → MLENVLTMFEDKTCWRREKVKSFFVQISSLAINDCEDAELAYTMRDLPPRAAHTFPGREMPAMNREPDNSTRPQTPGTPTFTRPVSRSVPASETEIPRLSQLSSMSSLEFPLSPSRPKSPWSRFDPYDSAEDQDKEYVGFVTLPNQVHRKSVKKGFAFTLMVAGESGLGKSTLVNSLFLTDLYKDRKVLNAEERIMQTIEITKHTVSIEEKGVKLRLTIVDTPGFGDAVDNTESWKPVVDYIDEQFEQYFRDESGLNRKNIQDNRVHCCLYFVSPFGHGLRPMDVEFMEALHEKVNIVPVLAKADSLTPVEVQKMKLKICEDIERFGISIYQFPECDSDEDEELKLPHQELKDSIPFTVIGSNILVESQGRRFRGRQYPWGVVEVENPTHSDFLKLRNMLVRTHMQDLKDVTRETHYENYRAQCIQNMTRMVIRERKRSLCDQLRDSASDLPIPLVPLDSETERLIWEKDEELRQMQEVLQKIQEQMHHGH, encoded by the exons ATGTTAGAGAACGTTTTAACAATGTTTGAAGACAAAACTTGTTGGAGGAGAGAGAAAGTAAAGTCATTCTTTGTGCAGATATCCAGTTTAGCCATTAACGACTGTGAGGATGCCGAACTGGCCTACACCATGAGAGACCTTCCCCCCAGAGCCGCTCACACCTTCCCTGGACGTGAGATGCCCGCGATGAACAGAGAGCCAGATAACAGCACCCGCCCTCAGACCCCAGGAACGCCCACTTTCACACGCCCCGTGAGCAGAAGTGTCCCGGCCTCAGAGACAGAGATACCCCGCCTCAGCCAACTCAGCTCCATGAGTTCCCTGGAGTTTCCTCTCAGCCCCTCTCGACCAAAAAGTCCCTGGAGTAGATTTGACCCGTACGATTCCGCCGAG GATCAAGATAAGGAGTATGTTGGGTTTGTGACGCTGCCTAACCAAGTGCATAGAAAATCGGTGAAAAAGGGGTTCGCCTTTACTCTTATGGTGGCAG GTGAGTCGGGTTTGGGGAAATCGACACTTGTCAATAGTCTCTTCCTCACAGACCTTTACAAAGACAGAAAGGTGCTGAATGCTGAGG AGCGGATCATGCAGACAATAGAGATCACTAAACACACAGTGTCTATTGAGGAGAAAGGAGTCAAGCTGAGACTCACCATCGTGGACACGCCGGGCTTCGGGGACGCTGTAGACAACACGGAGAG ctGGAAGCCGGTTGTGGACTACATCGATGAACAGTTTGAACAGTACTTTCGGGATGAAAGCGGACTCAACCGGAAGAACATTCAGGATAACCGCGTGCACTGCTGCCTCTACTTCGTCTCACCTTTTGGTCATgg TCTCAGGCCGATGGATGTGGAGTTCATGGAGGCTCTACACGAGAAGGTCAACATAGTGCCTGTGTTGGCCAAAGCGGACAGCCTGACTCCTGTGGAAGtccaaaaaatgaaactgaag ATTTGCGAGGATATCGAGAGGTTTGGCATCAGCATATATCAGTTCCCCGAGTGTGATTCAGATGAAGATGAGGAGTTAAAACTTCCGCACCAAGAACTAAAG GACAGTATTCCATTTACAGTGATCGGCAGTAACATTCTGGTTGAGAGCCAAGGCAGGCGTTTCAGGGGTCGCCAGTATCCCTGGGGTGTGGTGGAAG TGGAGAACCCAACCCATTCTGACTTCTTGAAGCTGAGGAACATGTTGGTGCGCACACACATGCAGGACCTGAAGGACGTGACACGGGAAACGCATTACGAGAATTACCGCGCTCAGTGCATCCAGAACATGACCCGCATGGTGATCAGGGAAAGGAAACGCAG TCTTTGTGATCAGCTGAGAGACAGCGCTTCGGATCTGCCTATACCTCTGGTACCATTGGACAGTGAAACGGAACGTCTTATTTGGGAAAAAGATGAAGAG TTGCGGCAAATGCAGGAGGTTCTGCAGAAGATTCAGGAACAGATGCACCATGGACATTAA